One Streptomyces drozdowiczii DNA segment encodes these proteins:
- the dop gene encoding depupylase/deamidase Dop — translation MTVRRVMGIETEYGISVPGHPNANAMLTSSQIVNAYAAAMHRARRARWDFEEENPLRDARGFDLARETADSSQLTDEDIGLANVILTNGARLYVDHAHPEYSSPEITNPRDAVLWDKAGERIMAEAAERAAQLPGAQPIHLYKNNTDNKGASYGTHENYLMKRETPFSDIVRHLTPFFVSRQVVTGAGRVGIGQDGGEHGFQLSQRADYFEVEVGLETTLKRPIINTRDEPHSDADKYRRLHVIIGDANLSEISTYLKLGTTSLVLSMIEDGFINVDLAVDQPVRTLHQVSHDPGLQQLITLRSGRTLTAVQLQMEYFELGRKYVEERYGADADEQTKDILSRWEDTLNRLENDPMSLAGELDWVAKRQLMEGYRRRDGLDWDAARLHLVDLQYADVRQDKGLYNRLVARGRMKRLLDERDVERARTAPPEDTRAYFRGRCLEQYADDVAAASWDSVIFDLPGQDSLQRVPTMEPLRGTREHVKSLLDRCRTAQELVDVLSGR, via the coding sequence ATGACCGTACGGCGAGTAATGGGCATCGAGACGGAGTACGGGATCTCCGTCCCCGGACACCCCAACGCCAATGCCATGCTCACCTCGTCCCAGATCGTCAACGCGTACGCGGCGGCGATGCACCGGGCGCGCCGCGCCCGCTGGGACTTCGAGGAGGAGAATCCGCTGCGGGACGCGCGAGGCTTCGACCTCGCCCGCGAGACCGCCGACTCCAGCCAGCTCACGGACGAGGACATCGGCCTGGCCAATGTCATCCTCACCAACGGGGCCCGGCTCTACGTCGACCACGCGCACCCCGAGTACAGCTCGCCGGAGATCACCAACCCCAGGGACGCGGTCCTGTGGGACAAGGCCGGCGAACGGATCATGGCCGAGGCGGCCGAGCGCGCGGCGCAGCTCCCGGGCGCCCAGCCGATCCACCTCTACAAGAACAACACCGACAACAAGGGCGCCTCCTACGGGACGCACGAGAACTACCTGATGAAGCGGGAGACCCCGTTCTCGGACATCGTGCGCCACCTGACGCCGTTCTTCGTCTCGCGCCAGGTGGTCACCGGCGCCGGACGGGTCGGGATCGGCCAGGACGGCGGCGAGCACGGCTTCCAGCTCAGCCAGCGCGCCGACTACTTCGAGGTCGAGGTCGGCCTGGAGACCACGCTCAAGCGCCCCATCATCAACACCCGCGACGAACCGCACTCGGACGCAGACAAGTACCGCCGGCTCCATGTGATCATCGGCGACGCGAACCTCTCCGAGATCTCGACGTATCTGAAGCTGGGCACCACCTCGCTCGTCCTGTCCATGATCGAGGACGGCTTCATCAACGTCGACCTGGCCGTCGACCAGCCGGTGCGCACGCTGCACCAGGTCTCCCACGACCCCGGGCTCCAGCAGCTGATCACGCTGCGCAGCGGCCGGACACTCACCGCGGTGCAGCTCCAGATGGAGTACTTCGAGCTGGGCCGCAAATACGTCGAGGAACGCTACGGCGCGGACGCGGACGAGCAGACCAAGGACATCCTCAGCCGGTGGGAGGACACCCTGAACCGGCTGGAGAACGACCCGATGAGCCTGGCCGGCGAGCTGGACTGGGTGGCGAAGCGGCAGCTCATGGAGGGCTACCGGCGCCGCGACGGCCTGGACTGGGACGCCGCCCGGCTGCATCTGGTGGACCTCCAGTACGCGGACGTACGGCAGGACAAGGGGCTGTACAACCGTCTGGTGGCGCGCGGCCGGATGAAGCGCCTCCTGGACGAGCGCGACGTCGAGCGGGCCCGTACGGCGCCGCCCGAGGACACCAGGGCGTACTTCCGCGGCCGCTGCCTCGAACAGTACGCGGACGACGTGGCCGCGGCCTCCTGGGATTCGGTGATCTTCGATCTGCCGGGCCAGGACTCCCTCCAGCGGGTGCCCACGATGGAGCCGCTGCGCGGCACCCGGGAGCATGTGAAATCGCTCCTGGACCGGTGCCGTACGGCGCAGGAGCTGGTCGACGTCCTCTCGGGCCGCTGA
- a CDS encoding ubiquitin-like protein Pup, with amino-acid sequence MATKDTGGGQQKATRSTEEVEEQAQDAQASEDLKERQEKLSDDVDDVLDEIDDVLESNAEDFVRSFVQKGGE; translated from the coding sequence ATGGCGACCAAGGACACCGGCGGCGGACAGCAGAAGGCGACGCGCTCCACCGAGGAGGTCGAGGAGCAGGCGCAGGACGCGCAGGCTTCTGAGGACCTCAAGGAACGCCAGGAGAAGCTGAGCGACGACGTGGACGACGTCCTCGACGAGATCGACGACGTCCTGGAGTCGAATGCCGAGGACTTCGTCAGGTCATTCGTACAAAAGGGCGGCGAGTAA
- the arc gene encoding proteasome ATPase: MAAHDDDINRGIRPGRGSDDPAGQVAYLEQEIAVLRRKLADSPRHTRILEERIVELQTNLAGVSAQNERLASTLREARDQIVALKEEVDRLAQPPAGFGVFLQANEDGTCDIFTGGRKLRVNVSPSVELEDLRRGQEVMLNEALNVVDAMEFERAGDIVTLKEILEDGERALVIGHTDEERVVRLAEPLLDITIRPGDALLLEPRSGYVYEVVPKSEVEELVLEEVPDIDYDKIGGLGDQIELIRDAVELPYLHPDLFKEHELRPPKGILLYGPPGCGKTLIAKAVANSLAKKVAEVTGQPAGKSYFLNIKGPELLNKYVGETERHIRLVFQRAREKASEGTPVIVFFDEMESLFRTRGSGVSSDVENTIVPQLLAEIDGVEGLENVIVIGASNREDMIDPAILRPGRLDVKIKIERPDAEAAKDIFAKYLTPSLPLHADDLAEHTGSKEAAAHAMIQSVVERMYTESEENRFLEVTYANGDKEVLYFKDFNSGAMIQNIVDRAKKMAIKAFLDHGQKGLRVSHLLQACVDEFKENEDLPNTTNPDDWARISGKKGERIVFIRTLVTGKQGADTGRSIDTVANTGQYL, encoded by the coding sequence GTGGCAGCCCACGACGACGACATCAACCGCGGCATCCGGCCCGGGCGGGGGTCCGACGACCCAGCCGGCCAGGTCGCCTATCTCGAGCAGGAAATCGCCGTCCTGCGACGTAAGCTCGCCGACTCTCCGCGTCATACGAGGATTCTCGAAGAGCGGATCGTCGAACTGCAGACCAACCTCGCAGGCGTGTCCGCCCAGAACGAGCGGCTCGCCAGCACGCTCCGCGAGGCCCGCGACCAGATCGTGGCCCTCAAGGAGGAGGTCGACCGGCTCGCACAGCCGCCGGCCGGCTTCGGGGTGTTCCTGCAGGCGAACGAGGACGGCACCTGCGACATCTTCACCGGGGGCCGCAAGCTCCGGGTGAACGTAAGTCCCAGCGTCGAACTCGAAGACCTCAGGCGCGGCCAGGAGGTCATGCTCAACGAAGCGCTCAACGTGGTCGACGCCATGGAATTCGAGCGTGCCGGGGACATCGTCACCCTCAAGGAGATCCTTGAGGACGGCGAACGCGCCCTGGTCATCGGGCACACCGACGAGGAAAGGGTGGTGAGGCTCGCCGAGCCGCTGCTGGACATCACCATCCGCCCCGGCGACGCCCTGCTGCTCGAACCCAGGTCCGGCTACGTCTACGAAGTCGTGCCCAAGAGCGAGGTCGAAGAACTCGTCCTCGAAGAAGTGCCCGACATCGACTACGACAAGATCGGCGGTCTGGGCGACCAGATCGAGCTGATCCGCGACGCGGTCGAGCTCCCCTATCTCCACCCCGACCTCTTCAAGGAGCACGAGCTCCGCCCGCCGAAGGGCATCCTGCTCTACGGTCCGCCCGGCTGCGGCAAGACGCTCATCGCCAAGGCCGTCGCCAACTCCCTGGCGAAGAAGGTCGCCGAAGTCACCGGACAGCCCGCCGGCAAGAGCTACTTCCTCAACATCAAGGGCCCCGAACTCCTCAACAAGTACGTCGGCGAGACCGAGCGCCACATCCGCCTGGTCTTCCAGCGTGCCCGCGAGAAGGCGAGCGAGGGCACCCCCGTCATCGTCTTCTTCGACGAGATGGAGTCGCTCTTCCGCACCCGTGGATCGGGCGTCAGCTCGGACGTGGAGAACACCATCGTCCCGCAGCTGCTCGCCGAGATCGACGGTGTGGAGGGCCTGGAGAACGTCATCGTCATCGGCGCCTCCAACCGCGAGGACATGATCGACCCGGCGATCCTGCGGCCGGGCCGGCTCGACGTCAAGATCAAGATCGAGCGCCCCGACGCGGAGGCCGCGAAGGACATCTTCGCGAAGTACCTCACGCCTTCGCTGCCGCTGCACGCCGACGACCTGGCCGAGCACACCGGGTCCAAGGAAGCCGCCGCGCACGCCATGATCCAGTCGGTCGTCGAGCGGATGTACACCGAGTCCGAGGAGAACCGCTTCCTCGAGGTCACGTACGCCAACGGCGACAAGGAGGTCCTGTACTTCAAGGACTTCAACTCCGGCGCCATGATCCAGAACATCGTGGACCGGGCCAAGAAGATGGCCATCAAGGCCTTCCTCGACCACGGCCAGAAGGGCCTTCGCGTCTCCCACCTCCTCCAGGCATGCGTGGACGAGTTCAAGGAGAACGAGGACCTGCCGAACACCACCAACCCGGACGACTGGGCCCGTATCTCCGGCAAGAAGGGCGAGCGGATCGTCTTCATCCGCACGCTCGTCACCGGAAAGCAGGGCGCGGACACCGGCCGCTCCATCGACACGGTGGCCAACACCGGTCAGTACCTGTAG
- a CDS encoding ferredoxin codes for MTVRQDSPNGGETQDLEVWIDQDLCTGDGICVQYAPEVFELDIDGLAYVKSEDDELLQDKGATTPVPLPLLQDVVDSAKECPGDCIHVRRVSDRVEVYGPEAA; via the coding sequence ATGACCGTGCGGCAGGACTCTCCCAACGGTGGCGAGACGCAGGACCTGGAGGTCTGGATCGACCAGGACCTGTGCACGGGGGACGGCATCTGCGTGCAGTACGCGCCCGAGGTGTTCGAGCTGGACATCGACGGTCTGGCGTATGTGAAGAGCGAGGACGACGAGCTGCTGCAGGACAAGGGCGCGACCACGCCGGTGCCGCTGCCGCTGCTCCAGGACGTCGTGGATTCGGCCAAGGAGTGCCCGGGCGACTGCATTCATGTACGTCGCGTTTCGGACAGGGTCGAGGTGTACGGCCCCGAGGCGGCTTGA
- a CDS encoding response regulator, with the protein MAIRVLLVDDQPLLRTGFRMILEAEGDLAVVGEAGDGLQALDQVRALQPDVVLMDIRMPRMDGVEATRQITGPGRDGPAKVLVLTTFDLDEYVVEALRAGASGFLLKDAPADELVQAIRVVAGGEAMLAPSVTRRLLDKYADHLPSGEEPVPDTLHTLTDREVEVLKLVARGLSNAEIAADLFVSETTVKTHVGHVLTKLGLRDRVQAAVYAYESGLVRPGAQ; encoded by the coding sequence GTGGCTATCCGCGTCCTTCTGGTCGACGACCAACCGCTGCTGCGCACGGGCTTCCGGATGATCCTGGAGGCCGAGGGCGATCTGGCGGTGGTGGGTGAGGCCGGTGACGGTCTCCAGGCTCTGGACCAGGTGCGCGCGCTCCAGCCCGATGTGGTGCTGATGGACATCCGGATGCCGCGCATGGACGGCGTCGAGGCGACCCGGCAGATCACCGGTCCCGGCCGGGACGGTCCGGCGAAGGTGCTGGTGCTGACCACCTTCGACCTGGACGAGTACGTGGTGGAGGCGCTGCGCGCCGGGGCGAGCGGCTTCCTGCTGAAGGACGCGCCGGCCGATGAGCTGGTGCAGGCGATCCGGGTGGTGGCGGGCGGTGAGGCGATGCTCGCCCCGAGCGTGACGCGCCGGCTGCTCGACAAGTACGCGGACCACCTGCCGTCGGGCGAGGAGCCCGTGCCGGACACGCTGCACACGCTGACGGACCGCGAGGTCGAGGTGCTGAAGCTGGTGGCGCGCGGCCTGTCGAACGCGGAGATCGCCGCCGACCTGTTCGTCAGCGAGACGACGGTGAAGACCCATGTGGGCCATGTGCTGACGAAGCTGGGCCTGCGCGACCGGGTCCAGGCCGCGGTGTACGCGTACGAGAGCGGCCTGGTGCGCCCCGGCGCGCAGTGA
- a CDS encoding RecB family exonuclease translates to MQCPLLYRFRVIDKLPQKPSEAATRGTLVHAVLERLFDNPAAERTPGRATALIPGQWDRLLESKPELGELFAEDPGGERLAGWLAQAERLVERWFSLEDPTRLEPAERELFVETELESGLRLRGVIDRIDVAPTGDVRIVDYKTGKAPRPEYAEGALFQMKFYALVIWRLKGVVPRRLQLVYLGSGDVLTYDPVVADLERVERKLLALWEAISLATRTGEWRPRPTKLCGWCDHQALCPEFGGTPPVYPLTVRPAGAAEDDQGRMEPVRAEAGRPVALDGH, encoded by the coding sequence ATGCAGTGCCCCCTGCTGTACCGCTTCCGTGTGATCGACAAGCTGCCGCAGAAGCCCAGCGAGGCGGCTACCCGGGGGACGCTGGTCCATGCGGTGCTTGAGCGGCTGTTCGACAACCCCGCGGCGGAGCGCACGCCGGGCCGGGCGACGGCACTGATTCCGGGGCAGTGGGACCGGCTGCTGGAGTCGAAGCCGGAGCTGGGCGAGCTGTTCGCGGAGGATCCGGGGGGCGAGCGGCTGGCGGGGTGGCTGGCCCAGGCGGAGCGGCTGGTGGAGCGCTGGTTCTCGCTGGAGGACCCGACGCGTCTGGAGCCGGCGGAGCGCGAGCTGTTCGTGGAGACGGAGCTGGAGTCGGGGCTGCGGCTGCGCGGGGTGATCGACCGCATCGACGTGGCGCCGACGGGCGACGTCCGGATCGTGGACTACAAGACGGGGAAGGCGCCGCGTCCGGAGTACGCGGAGGGCGCGCTGTTCCAGATGAAGTTCTACGCGCTGGTGATCTGGCGGCTGAAGGGCGTGGTGCCGCGCCGGCTCCAGCTGGTCTATCTGGGCAGCGGTGACGTGCTGACGTACGACCCGGTGGTGGCGGACCTGGAGCGGGTGGAGCGCAAGCTGCTGGCGCTGTGGGAGGCGATCTCGCTGGCGACGCGGACGGGCGAGTGGCGGCCGCGTCCGACGAAGCTGTGCGGCTGGTGCGACCACCAGGCGCTCTGTCCGGAATTCGGCGGGACTCCCCCGGTGTATCCGCTGACGGTCCGCCCGGCCGGTGCGGCGGAGGATGACCAGGGCAGAATGGAGCCGGTCCGGGCCGAGGCCGGCCGGCCTGTGGCCCTCGACGGGCATTGA
- a CDS encoding site-2 protease family protein — MDESGDGRRPQPGPAAPGPGDGPGKDAPPRRDEPGGGILMGRPFGVPVYVAPSWFLVAALITWVFGGQLDRVLPDLGAARYLVALFFAIAFYASVLVHELAHTIAALRYKLPVRRIQLQFFGGVSEIEKETETPGREFVLAFVGPLLSLVLGGLFYVPLRFVERGTVPAVLLGGLMISNLIVAAFNLLPGLPLDGGRMLRAVVWKITGKPMSGTVAAAWVGRALAVGTLVGLPLLTRSGSLGNDAGEISGMDTVTDALLAAILAAIIWTGAGNSLRMARLREHLPGLRARSLTRRAVPVEPATPLSEALRRANEAGARALVVVDGTGEPKALVRETAIVAVPEHRRPWVAVSGLAQDLTDGMRVPAELAGEALLDRLKATPATEYLVVEETGEIYGVLSTADVERAFVAAMARPAA, encoded by the coding sequence GTGGACGAGAGCGGCGACGGCCGGCGACCGCAGCCCGGCCCGGCGGCCCCCGGCCCCGGAGACGGCCCCGGCAAGGACGCGCCCCCGCGCCGGGACGAGCCCGGAGGCGGCATCCTCATGGGCCGCCCCTTCGGTGTACCCGTCTACGTCGCCCCCAGCTGGTTCCTGGTGGCGGCCCTGATCACCTGGGTCTTCGGCGGCCAGCTCGACCGGGTGCTGCCCGACCTCGGCGCCGCGCGCTACCTCGTCGCGCTCTTCTTCGCGATCGCCTTCTACGCCTCCGTCCTCGTCCACGAACTCGCCCACACGATCGCCGCCCTGCGCTACAAGCTCCCCGTACGGCGCATCCAGCTCCAGTTCTTCGGCGGCGTCTCGGAGATCGAGAAGGAGACGGAGACCCCCGGCCGCGAATTCGTCCTCGCCTTCGTCGGACCGCTGCTCTCCCTCGTCCTGGGCGGGCTCTTCTACGTACCCCTGCGCTTCGTGGAACGCGGCACCGTCCCCGCCGTCCTGCTCGGCGGGCTGATGATCTCCAACCTCATCGTCGCCGCCTTCAACCTGCTGCCCGGCCTCCCGCTCGACGGCGGCCGCATGCTCAGGGCCGTCGTCTGGAAGATCACCGGCAAGCCGATGAGCGGCACGGTCGCCGCCGCCTGGGTCGGCCGCGCGCTCGCCGTCGGCACCCTTGTCGGCCTCCCGCTCCTCACCCGCAGCGGCTCCCTGGGCAACGACGCCGGCGAGATCAGCGGCATGGACACCGTCACCGACGCCCTGCTCGCCGCGATTCTCGCCGCCATCATCTGGACCGGCGCCGGCAACAGCCTGCGCATGGCCCGGCTCCGCGAGCACCTGCCCGGCCTCCGCGCCCGCAGCCTCACCCGCCGCGCCGTCCCCGTCGAGCCCGCCACCCCGCTCTCCGAGGCGCTGCGCCGGGCCAACGAGGCCGGCGCCCGCGCCCTGGTCGTCGTGGACGGCACCGGCGAGCCCAAGGCCCTCGTCCGGGAGACGGCCATCGTCGCCGTCCCCGAGCACCGCCGCCCCTGGGTCGCCGTCAGCGGCCTCGCCCAGGACCTCACCGACGGCATGAGGGTCCCCGCCGAACTCGCCGGCGAAGCCCTCCTGGACCGCCTCAAGGCCACCCCCGCCACCGAATACCTCGTGGTGGAGGAGACCGGCGAGATCTACGGCGTCCTCTCCACCGCCGACGTCGAGCGCGCCTTCGTCGCCGCCATGGCCCGCCCCGCCGCCTGA
- a CDS encoding tRNA (adenine-N1)-methyltransferase, which yields MSEPTGAARRRGPFKVGDQVQLTDPKGRHHTFTLEAGKNFHTHKGSFPHDELIGAPEGSVVRTTGNVAYLALRPLLPDYVLSMPRGAAVVYPKDAGQILAFGDIFPGARVVEAGVGSGALSTFLLRAIGEQGMLHSYERREDFAEIAQQNVERYFGSPHPAWQLTVGDLQDNLTDTDVDRVVLDMLAPWECLDVVSKALVPGGILCAYVATTTQLSRTVESIREIGCFAEPQPWESMIRNWHVEGLAVRPDHRMIGHTGFLVTARRLADGVEAPARRRRPSKGAYGEDYDGPGGRSGASRD from the coding sequence ATGTCTGAACCGACCGGTGCCGCCCGCCGACGCGGGCCCTTCAAGGTCGGGGACCAGGTCCAGCTCACCGATCCCAAGGGACGCCACCACACCTTCACGCTCGAAGCCGGAAAGAACTTCCACACCCACAAGGGTTCTTTCCCGCACGACGAGCTGATCGGTGCCCCCGAGGGCAGTGTGGTCCGTACCACGGGAAACGTCGCCTACCTCGCGCTGCGCCCCCTGCTCCCCGACTACGTCCTGTCCATGCCCCGCGGCGCCGCCGTGGTCTACCCGAAGGACGCGGGCCAGATCCTCGCCTTCGGCGACATCTTCCCCGGCGCCCGCGTCGTGGAAGCGGGCGTCGGCTCGGGCGCGCTCTCCACCTTCCTGCTCCGCGCCATCGGCGAACAGGGCATGCTGCACTCGTACGAGCGCCGCGAGGACTTCGCCGAGATCGCCCAGCAGAACGTGGAGCGCTACTTCGGCAGCCCCCACCCCGCCTGGCAGCTCACGGTCGGCGACCTCCAGGACAACCTCACGGACACCGACGTGGACCGCGTCGTGCTGGACATGCTGGCGCCCTGGGAGTGCCTGGACGTCGTCTCCAAGGCGCTCGTCCCCGGCGGCATCCTCTGCGCGTACGTCGCCACCACCACCCAGCTCTCCCGGACGGTCGAGTCCATCCGTGAGATCGGCTGCTTCGCCGAGCCGCAGCCCTGGGAGTCGATGATCCGCAACTGGCACGTGGAGGGCCTGGCCGTGCGCCCGGACCACCGCATGATCGGCCACACCGGCTTCCTCGTCACCGCCCGCCGGCTCGCCGACGGCGTCGAGGCCCCGGCCCGCCGTCGCCGCCCCTCCAAGGGCGCCTACGGCGAGGACTACGACGGCCCGGGCGGCCGGAGCGGCGCCTCCCGCGACTGA